Proteins from a single region of Aerococcus viridans:
- a CDS encoding endonuclease III domain-containing protein encodes MNKLAIRKLYDTLLNEMGPQGWWPAETKVEIILGAILVQNTNWRNVEKSLNNLNAATGFLPEEILKLTLEELETLIRPSGFYRNKARAIQASFQWFDNHKWDYQAMQHEYGKQLRSEILKLRGVGFETADVFRVFIFDQPAFIADAYARRLFSWLTGNSYKTYQSLYQEINLPDDFTYEEAQEFHGLIDEFGKLYLGKNGQVKENFLSNHQ; translated from the coding sequence ATGAATAAATTAGCTATTAGAAAGTTATACGATACCTTATTAAATGAAATGGGCCCACAAGGTTGGTGGCCTGCTGAAACTAAGGTAGAAATTATCTTGGGGGCTATCCTTGTTCAAAATACCAATTGGCGTAACGTTGAAAAGTCCCTAAATAACTTGAACGCAGCTACTGGTTTTTTGCCAGAAGAAATTTTAAAGCTCACGTTAGAAGAATTAGAAACGTTGATTCGACCAAGTGGATTCTACCGCAACAAGGCACGAGCAATTCAAGCCAGTTTCCAATGGTTTGATAACCACAAATGGGATTATCAAGCCATGCAGCATGAATACGGAAAACAGTTACGAAGTGAAATCTTGAAATTACGCGGGGTAGGGTTTGAAACAGCTGATGTATTTCGCGTTTTTATATTTGATCAACCAGCGTTTATCGCTGATGCCTACGCTAGGCGATTATTTAGTTGGTTGACAGGAAATTCATACAAAACCTACCAAAGCCTTTACCAAGAGATTAACTTACCGGATGACTTCACTTATGAAGAAGCCCAAGAATTCCATGGCTTAATTGATGAGTTTGGCAAACTATACTTGGGTAAAAATGGCCAAGTAAAGGAAAATTTCCTATCCAATCACCAGTAA
- a CDS encoding DUF4298 domain-containing protein, translating into MKNTDNFYEMEENFLNISKEIEAMSDSLENFERYLPNIKLFLNYYGSETWFKHLKMEEQGLFEDASTTAVLGEDYSYDLVIDIMDLANKLKSVGESLLEDSSNS; encoded by the coding sequence GTGAAGAACACTGATAATTTTTATGAGATGGAAGAAAATTTTTTGAATATTTCTAAAGAAATTGAGGCCATGTCTGATTCCTTGGAAAATTTTGAAAGATACCTACCAAATATCAAACTATTCCTTAACTACTATGGCAGTGAGACTTGGTTTAAACATTTAAAGATGGAAGAACAAGGCTTATTTGAAGATGCTAGTACAACAGCTGTACTTGGAGAAGACTACAGCTATGACCTTGTTATAGATATTATGGATTTAGCCAATAAACTAAAAAGTGTTGGTGAAAGCTTATTGGAAGATAGCTCAAATTCCTAA
- a CDS encoding cupin domain-containing protein, whose product MTDNKFLTGNVDNDKKPYIIDVEKETLENTNFRTTIWTGDKLQLTVMEIPVGGDIGLEVHHESDQFIRIEQGEGLCQMGPAKDDLSFEQKIGEDEAVFVPLGLWHNITNRGSVPLKLYTIYASPDHVPGTVHGTQEDAESDPNE is encoded by the coding sequence ATGACTGATAATAAATTTCTAACTGGTAATGTAGATAACGACAAAAAGCCGTATATTATAGATGTTGAAAAAGAAACATTAGAGAATACAAATTTTCGTACGACGATTTGGACAGGTGACAAGTTGCAGTTGACTGTTATGGAAATTCCTGTAGGCGGTGATATTGGTTTAGAAGTACATCATGAAAGTGATCAATTTATCCGTATCGAGCAAGGTGAGGGTCTTTGCCAGATGGGCCCTGCTAAGGATGATTTATCCTTTGAACAAAAAATTGGAGAAGATGAAGCAGTCTTTGTGCCACTAGGTTTATGGCATAATATCACCAATCGGGGGAGTGTACCGTTAAAACTGTATACCATTTATGCTAGCCCTGATCACGTACCTGGTACTGTTCATGGCACTCAAGAAGATGCTGAAAGCGATCCAAATGAATAA
- the ribD gene encoding bifunctional diaminohydroxyphosphoribosylaminopyrimidine deaminase/5-amino-6-(5-phosphoribosylamino)uracil reductase RibD, which yields MKDYMQEALDLANLGQGWTRSNPMVGAVIVKNSQIIGRGYHQQYGGLHAEREALKDANEQGHDVKGATMYVTLEPCCHFGKTPPCTQAIIEAGIEKVVVAATDPNPLVAGKGIQELRSHHIEVETGLLAEESEDLNRKFNYFMPHQKPYVTMKYAMTLDGRTAAYTGDSQWITNNIAREHVHYQRHSNQAIMVGIGTALADNPSLTVRIDDFEGINPIRIVCDSSLKLPLNSQLVKTAKETPTIIATINQNPQDHQAYQAAGCQLLVVNAKNDKVDLVDLITQLGQQGIQSIYVEGGSRLNASLLEAGLIQEIHTYIGPKVIGGFDQYSPISGFGFPHMDQALTSYIQAITPLGQDLLIESRVD from the coding sequence ATGAAAGACTATATGCAAGAAGCACTTGACCTAGCCAATTTAGGACAGGGTTGGACAAGGTCTAATCCTATGGTTGGTGCAGTTATCGTAAAGAATAGCCAAATTATCGGTCGAGGCTATCATCAGCAGTATGGTGGTTTGCATGCGGAAAGAGAAGCCTTAAAGGATGCCAACGAACAAGGGCATGATGTAAAAGGGGCAACTATGTACGTCACGCTGGAACCCTGCTGTCATTTTGGTAAAACGCCGCCTTGTACGCAAGCTATTATCGAAGCGGGTATTGAAAAAGTGGTGGTTGCTGCAACCGATCCAAATCCATTGGTTGCTGGAAAAGGGATCCAGGAGTTAAGAAGCCACCATATTGAAGTGGAAACGGGTCTTTTGGCTGAAGAAAGTGAAGACCTTAACCGTAAATTCAATTACTTTATGCCCCATCAAAAACCTTATGTCACCATGAAGTATGCCATGACTCTTGACGGTCGAACAGCTGCTTACACTGGGGATTCCCAGTGGATAACGAACAACATTGCACGAGAGCATGTGCACTACCAACGCCACAGTAACCAAGCCATTATGGTTGGCATAGGGACTGCGCTTGCTGATAATCCATCGTTAACTGTTCGAATTGACGATTTTGAGGGGATTAATCCTATCCGTATTGTTTGTGATAGTAGCTTGAAGCTCCCCTTAAACAGCCAATTAGTCAAAACTGCGAAGGAAACGCCCACAATTATTGCGACAATTAATCAGAATCCACAAGATCACCAAGCCTATCAAGCAGCTGGCTGTCAGCTATTGGTTGTGAATGCGAAGAATGACAAGGTAGATTTAGTGGATTTAATCACACAACTAGGTCAACAAGGTATTCAAAGTATTTATGTTGAAGGTGGATCAAGACTAAATGCTTCGCTACTTGAAGCTGGGTTAATCCAAGAAATCCACACTTATATTGGACCCAAAGTCATTGGTGGTTTTGACCAGTATAGTCCTATCAGTGGTTTCGGTTTTCCACATATGGACCAAGCGCTCACAAGTTATATCCAAGCAATCACGCCATTAGGTCAGGACCTTTTGATAGAAAGTAGGGTGGATTAA
- a CDS encoding tautomerase family protein: protein MPLVRIDLLEGKSAEFKSQLGELVYESMLETIGIPEEDKFVVVNDLKAEELIFSTNYLGVDRTDGIVIIQITMNEGRTTEVKKALYKTVADKLNSQLDIRKEDVFINLVEVNKENWSFGNGIAQYAE, encoded by the coding sequence ATGCCATTAGTTAGAATCGATCTATTAGAAGGTAAGTCAGCAGAATTTAAATCACAACTAGGTGAGTTAGTTTACGAATCTATGCTTGAAACAATTGGCATCCCAGAAGAAGATAAGTTTGTGGTTGTGAATGATTTAAAAGCTGAAGAACTGATATTTTCTACCAATTACCTAGGTGTTGACCGTACAGATGGTATCGTGATCATTCAAATCACGATGAATGAAGGGCGTACAACTGAGGTGAAAAAAGCTTTATACAAGACAGTTGCTGATAAATTAAATAGCCAATTAGATATTCGCAAAGAAGATGTCTTTATCAACTTAGTAGAAGTAAATAAAGAGAACTGGTCCTTTGGTAATGGTATTGCACAGTACGCAGAATAA
- a CDS encoding AAA family ATPase: MLNEIVEWIKNQPYWQQYLGNLIFANGDLDDARLETVYLLFKQEFDLVEQPLQKEDLPFLIKNDISESAEYYTWDGVSNITGVNALSSKESLSIGSQITLIYGENGTGKSGYTRLLNNAFLSRGDKNIISNIYSDANEEIGANFHFTDLAGKQSVINFPKEKNKSLFNSVAVFDTVSAMNDLTKENEISFAPIEFRFFEDLMAGFVYVKNSLETAIKKLQVENPFIIYFKENTSIRDLVLSLNKDTDLNNLEQRITLSEKLEVDYKEKMKRKAILLGLNVNKKVAEYNHYKTNLKQLEEKIKRLNEKFSSNRLQKTKDLLVSKEELEQICDKEGLKQFKDDNIYLLGSSEWKNFIQVADTYYKAIDREIDHCIFCGQSLEHVHLIDKYWKFLSSAAEKNLSMANKNINKITGEFLSLDTKLIVNDSKLEEWLKEEYPGHLQIIFDAELKFEEMKKNIVENLGSNNLDFRIENKAISTDSFNEIYKQLDKKITELNQEEVAFELKEIKKFEEEYDDIKKLKGLLPQINSYILNLRWIDKAQRVNPSTNRITTFQNQLFKKYVTQEYVDNFKVECKNLQTNFSAQIVQRGRKGTTLSKLTVQGKRPIEILSEGEQRSIALANFLAETKLNPNNNCLVFDDPVSSLDHKRREAISRRLVEEAKCKQIVIFTHDITFLLSIQQYCDKENISYQTTTLRKLQNEAGFVQNNVPWIGMTVKNRISYLRNELQSVEKTYKLLQSGDVNKQDEYEKSAKLWCEQLRETWERMIEEILFNNSVQRFSPAIQTQRLKSALFTKDLYQEVENGMSNCSNWVHDRAAGLGEAIPTPEELIAYLEACDSFQKSNKPK; this comes from the coding sequence ATGCTCAATGAAATTGTTGAATGGATTAAGAATCAGCCTTATTGGCAACAATATTTAGGAAACCTAATATTCGCGAATGGAGATTTAGATGATGCTAGACTAGAAACAGTATATTTACTATTCAAGCAAGAATTTGATTTAGTGGAGCAACCTCTTCAAAAAGAAGATTTGCCTTTCTTAATAAAAAACGATATAAGTGAATCTGCTGAATATTATACATGGGATGGAGTATCAAACATAACTGGCGTAAACGCGCTTAGTTCAAAGGAATCCTTAAGTATAGGTAGCCAAATCACTTTAATCTATGGAGAAAATGGAACAGGTAAGTCAGGATATACTAGGCTACTAAATAATGCTTTTTTATCTAGAGGAGATAAAAATATAATCTCTAATATTTATAGTGATGCAAATGAAGAGATTGGTGCCAATTTTCATTTTACTGACCTAGCTGGAAAACAGTCCGTTATAAATTTTCCAAAAGAAAAAAATAAAAGTTTGTTCAATAGTGTGGCAGTTTTTGACACAGTCAGTGCTATGAACGATTTGACAAAAGAAAATGAAATTAGTTTTGCACCTATAGAGTTTAGATTTTTTGAGGATTTAATGGCCGGTTTTGTATATGTCAAGAATAGTTTGGAAACGGCTATAAAAAAACTCCAAGTTGAAAATCCGTTTATTATTTATTTTAAAGAAAACACGTCGATAAGAGATTTAGTGCTATCTTTGAACAAAGATACAGACTTAAATAATTTGGAACAAAGAATAACACTATCGGAAAAACTAGAAGTAGATTATAAAGAAAAAATGAAAAGAAAAGCAATTTTATTAGGCTTGAATGTCAATAAGAAAGTGGCCGAATACAATCATTACAAAACAAACTTGAAGCAACTTGAAGAAAAAATTAAAAGATTAAATGAGAAGTTTTCCTCGAATAGATTGCAAAAAACAAAGGATTTATTGGTATCAAAAGAGGAATTAGAGCAAATATGTGATAAGGAAGGTTTGAAGCAATTTAAGGATGATAATATATATTTGCTTGGATCAAGTGAGTGGAAAAATTTTATTCAGGTAGCTGACACATATTACAAAGCTATTGATCGAGAAATTGATCATTGTATTTTCTGTGGTCAATCATTAGAACATGTACACTTAATTGATAAGTATTGGAAGTTTTTATCTAGTGCAGCAGAAAAAAATTTAAGTATGGCAAACAAAAACATCAACAAAATAACGGGTGAGTTTTTATCTCTAGATACAAAGCTAATTGTCAATGATTCAAAATTAGAAGAATGGTTGAAGGAAGAATATCCAGGTCATTTACAAATAATTTTTGATGCAGAACTAAAATTTGAAGAGATGAAAAAAAATATTGTGGAAAATCTGGGTTCTAATAATTTAGACTTTCGAATTGAGAATAAAGCTATCAGTACAGATAGTTTTAATGAGATATACAAACAACTTGATAAAAAGATTACGGAATTAAATCAGGAGGAAGTTGCTTTTGAATTGAAGGAAATAAAGAAATTTGAAGAAGAGTATGATGATATTAAAAAGTTAAAGGGTTTGTTACCTCAAATTAATAGTTACATTCTAAATTTGAGATGGATCGATAAAGCACAGAGAGTAAATCCCTCAACAAACAGAATCACAACATTTCAAAATCAGTTATTTAAAAAATATGTTACTCAAGAATATGTTGATAATTTTAAAGTGGAATGCAAAAATTTACAGACGAATTTTTCTGCGCAAATTGTACAACGAGGACGAAAAGGAACTACGCTGAGCAAATTGACTGTTCAAGGTAAAAGACCCATTGAAATATTGAGCGAAGGTGAGCAAAGATCAATTGCTCTTGCCAACTTTTTGGCTGAAACGAAATTGAACCCCAATAATAATTGCCTAGTTTTTGATGATCCAGTTAGTTCTTTGGATCACAAAAGGCGAGAAGCGATTTCAAGGCGACTTGTCGAAGAAGCTAAATGCAAACAAATCGTTATATTTACACACGATATTACTTTTCTATTAAGTATTCAGCAATATTGTGATAAGGAAAACATTTCTTATCAAACTACAACGCTCAGAAAGCTCCAGAATGAAGCAGGATTTGTACAGAATAATGTGCCGTGGATTGGAATGACTGTGAAGAACAGGATTTCGTATCTTAGAAATGAGTTGCAAAGTGTAGAAAAAACGTATAAGTTATTGCAATCTGGAGATGTCAATAAACAAGACGAGTACGAAAAAAGTGCAAAATTATGGTGTGAGCAGCTTAGAGAAACTTGGGAACGGATGATTGAGGAGATTCTATTTAATAATTCTGTACAAAGATTTAGCCCTGCAATTCAAACACAAAGGTTAAAAAGTGCTTTATTTACAAAAGATTTATATCAAGAAGTTGAAAATGGAATGAGTAATTGCTCCAATTGGGTTCATGATAGGGCTGCGGGATTAGGGGAAGCTATCCCTACTCCGGAGGAGCTGATAGCTTATCTGGAGGCGTGTGATTCTTTTCAAAAATCAAATAAACCTAAATAA
- a CDS encoding methylated-DNA--[protein]-cysteine S-methyltransferase yields the protein MYYKSSYTSPLGQMTIVNDEHAIKGLWFSDQRYFGGKYDLQTMIEGETPVTKQVKNWLDAYFAGENPTLDPNILDPEVTPYRKQILNALINVPYGQTTSYKELADKVALTTPGKKGSARAAGGAVGHNPISILIPCHRVVATNGALTGYAGGIDRKIALLALEGFDQSKLDNH from the coding sequence ATGTATTACAAATCATCTTACACCTCACCACTTGGTCAAATGACTATCGTGAATGATGAACATGCGATTAAAGGATTGTGGTTTAGTGATCAAAGATACTTTGGTGGTAAATACGACTTACAGACTATGATAGAAGGAGAAACGCCAGTGACAAAGCAAGTAAAAAATTGGTTAGATGCTTATTTTGCTGGTGAGAACCCAACTCTTGACCCTAACATTTTGGATCCAGAAGTAACGCCTTACCGTAAGCAAATCCTGAACGCACTGATTAATGTTCCTTACGGCCAAACGACTAGCTATAAGGAATTAGCTGATAAAGTTGCTTTAACCACTCCTGGGAAAAAGGGTTCAGCTCGTGCAGCTGGCGGTGCTGTTGGCCACAATCCCATCTCGATTCTAATTCCATGTCACCGAGTTGTAGCCACTAATGGTGCATTGACTGGTTATGCAGGTGGTATCGACCGCAAAATTGCCTTGCTGGCTTTGGAAGGATTTGACCAATCCAAGCTAGACAACCACTAA